From the genome of Reinekea thalattae:
CTGGAGGCTTTAGCAACGAAGCACTCGAAGCGATGTCACGGTTGTTAGAAATTAAACTGAAAGATTTCGGCGTGGCGGCAGAAGTCACAGAAGTGGCGCCGGGCCCGGTTATTACTCGTTTCGAAATCCAACCGGCGGCAGGGGTTAAGGTTTCAAAAATTACCAACTTGGCAAAAGACTTAGCGCGTTCAATGGCGCTAGTCAGTGTTCGTGTTGTTGAAATCATCCCAGGAAAAACCACGGTAGGTATTGAAATTCCTAATGAAAAGCGTGCCATAGTTCGTCTGCGTGATGTACTTGGCTCAGCCGTTTATGACAATTCCAAAAGCGTACTGAGTATGGGCCTAGGCCACGATATTAGTGGTACTCCGGTAGTTGCCGATCTGGCTAAAATGCCGCACTTATTAGTGGCTGGTACGACTGGTTCAGGTAAGTCGGTTGGCGTTAATTCGATGCTCTGTAGCTTACTGTATAAAGCGACTCCCGATGAAGTACGGCTTATTCTTGTCGACCCGAAAATGCTTGAGCTGAACGTTTACGAAGGCATCCCACATCTGTTGACGCCTGTTATTACTGACATGAAAGAGGCCGCTGGCGGTTTACGTTGGTGTGTTGCGGAAATGGAACGTCGCTATAAATTGCTGGCTGCTGTCGGTGTGCGTAATATTGGCGGCTTTAACAAAAAAGTTAATGACGCCATTAAAAACGGCGAGCCTATTTTGGATCCACTGTACGACCCAAACACCGCATTGGACCCAAGCGAGCCAGCGCCTGCGCTTAAGCCGCTTCCTTTTATTGTTGTCGTCATCGATGAGTTTGCCGACATGATGATGATTGTCGGTAAAAAAGTCGAAGAGTTAATTGCCCGTATTGCGCAAAAAGCTCGTGCCGCCGGCATCCATTTAATTTTGGCAACTCAGCGACCTTCGGTTGATGTGATTACTGGCTTAATCAAGGCCAACATTCCAACTCGTATTGGTTTCCAGGTTTCATCGCGAGTCGACTCAAGAACGATTTTAGATCAGGGTGGGGCGGAGCAATTACTCGGTCATGGTGACATGCTTTATATGCCTCCAGGCACCAGCCTGCCGATTCGGGTGCATGGCGCCTTTGTTGATGATGATGAAGTGCATGCCATTGTTGCAGACTGGAAAAAACGCGGCGCGCCAAACTATCTGGAAGAAATTGTTCAAGGTGGAGGCGATGATGTACCAGGTGCGCCTTCGTTGGATGACGATGGCGATGCCGAGTCGGATGCGTTGTTCGATCAGGCCGTCGAATTTGTTACCCAAACTCGTAAAGTCTCAATCTCTTCGGTGCAGCGTAAGTTGCGAATTGGCTATAACCGAGCGGCTCGATTAGTTGAAGCAATGGAAGCGGCTGGTGTGGTCAGTTCCGCTGGCCATAATGGTGCTCGTGAAGTGTTAGCGCCACCACCGCCTCCGGCTTAAAACTAGCTATAACCATAAATATGACTGCTGCGTAGTTGTTGTTATGCCGCAGTCAGAATTGAACGAATTTGTCTGAAAGGATGATCAACATGCGTTATTTAGCATTTATATTATCGGCTCTATTGCTTGCACCCTGGCTGTCTGCAAACGAGGCAGATAAAGAACAGCTGATAAAAAGTCTTGAGCAATTTTCTACAGTGTCGGCGCTTTTCAGCCAAAAAACTTATGCAGAGTCATCGTTCGAGCCGGAGCAATTGACAGGCTATTTTAAGGTTGAAAAGCCACTTAAGTTTTTATGGATGGTCACTGCACCTTACGAGCAGCAAGTGCTTTCAGATGGTGAAATGCTATGGGTGTATGATCCTGACTTAGAACAGGCGACTTATCAGGCAGTTGACCAACAGGTTCAGCATTCTCCCGCGATGATATTGTCTGAACCTCGTCAGACCTTATCTGATCAGTATCAGGTACTGCGTGTTGTTATCGACGACGAACAGGTTTATCAGTTAATTCCATTTGATGAAGATTCTGTTTTTACAGAAATGCAAATGACGCTTAACGATGAGAGTATCAAGAAAATAGTGATTTTAGATTCGCTTGGTCAACGTACCGAAATTGAGTTTAGTCAGTTCAGTGCTAACCAGCCGATCGATCCGAGTGCTTTTCAATTTAATCCACCACCCGGTACGGATTTGTTCGAGCAGCTCTAAATGGATGATTTATTTCAAACGCAATCCGGCTACCAACCTTTAGCCGATCGTTTACGGCCGACCTCATTAGATGATTACGTCGGCCAAAAGCATATTCTTGATAATGATAAACCTCTGCGAAAAGCATTAGAGCAAAAAAACATCCACTCGATGATTTTTTGGGGGCCGCCGGGAGTGGGGAAAACCACATTGGCTCAGGTGATAAGCCACAGTGTTGATGCTCGCTTTCAAACTATTTCCGCTGTTCAGGCTGGCGTGAAAGACATCAAACTTGCCGCGGAACAGGCCAAGCAAGCTAAATATATCGGTGAAAAAACCATTTTATTTGTCGATGAAGTACATCGTTTTAATAAATCGCAGCAGGATGCTTTTTTACCCTATGTCGAAGATGGCACCTTTATTTTTATTGGCGCTACCACTGAAAACCCGAGCTTTGAATTAAATTCCGCATTGTTGTCGCGTGCTCGAGTTTATGTTTTAAAAAGCTTTACTGAGCAAGATTTTATTACGCTATGGCAACGTGCTTGTAAGCTCGATAGCCAAATCGCGGCGCTTAAGTTAGATGAGCCAAGCCTTTCGATGTTAGCGCAATACGCTGACGGAGATGCTCGACGATTTCTGAATATGCTGGAAATCGCGTCAGACTTTTTTGAGCCGGAAGACGCCATTAATACCGACAGCATTCAGCAGCTGTTGCAGAACCAGCCCCGTCGATTCGATAAGGGCGGTGAAAACTTTTACGATCAAATCTCTGCCTTTCATAAAAGTGTTCGAGGCTCATCGCCGGACGGTGCACTCTATTGGTTATGTCGAATGTTGGATGGCGGCATTGAACCGCTCTATTTAGCGCGAAGAATGGTGCGTATTGCCTCAGAAGATATCGGCAATGCCGACCCTCGTGCGCTGACCTTGGCGATTAATGCTTGGGAAAGCCAAGAGCGTTTAGGCAGCCCGGAAGGGGAGCTTTCATTAGCGCAAGCAGCGGTTTACCTTGCTAGCGCACCTAAGTCGAATGCCGTCTATAACGCCTACAATGAAATGATGGCGTTGGTGAAAAGCGAAGGTTCTCAAGAGGTGCCAATGCATCTGCGTAATGCACCGACTAAGCTGATGAAAGAATTAGATTATGGTGTTGGCTATCGTTACGCTCATGATGAACCAGAAGCTTATGCCGCAGGCGAGAATTATTTGCCGGAGCAGCACAACGGCCGCCAGTTTTATCAGCCGGTTGATCGTGGTTTAGAAAAAAAGATCGCACAAAAACTAGACT
Proteins encoded in this window:
- a CDS encoding DNA translocase FtsK: MTELRKRFRHDAKWITSIAIGVLFALAIFSYDPLDPGFDFAGGTSYVSNLAGYAGAWVSSLAFFLIGIFSYLLPLICFYQAWLVFRERSEPQPWNPLIVLLRVIGWAVFLVTGCALATVHISSDLMHTSGGYIGLAVSDSLFPILGLTGGTVIFVLIFLLSLTLAGHISWVGVIDKIGETVFKLIEKVKHRRSEAKRKASEAAQVKQVVAERKRNLEIQNEKRAKRKPPQIKPLQKAEANQSARAAKEKQKTLFDDPVVSGGLPELNLLTSSEGDESGGFSNEALEAMSRLLEIKLKDFGVAAEVTEVAPGPVITRFEIQPAAGVKVSKITNLAKDLARSMALVSVRVVEIIPGKTTVGIEIPNEKRAIVRLRDVLGSAVYDNSKSVLSMGLGHDISGTPVVADLAKMPHLLVAGTTGSGKSVGVNSMLCSLLYKATPDEVRLILVDPKMLELNVYEGIPHLLTPVITDMKEAAGGLRWCVAEMERRYKLLAAVGVRNIGGFNKKVNDAIKNGEPILDPLYDPNTALDPSEPAPALKPLPFIVVVIDEFADMMMIVGKKVEELIARIAQKARAAGIHLILATQRPSVDVITGLIKANIPTRIGFQVSSRVDSRTILDQGGAEQLLGHGDMLYMPPGTSLPIRVHGAFVDDDEVHAIVADWKKRGAPNYLEEIVQGGGDDVPGAPSLDDDGDAESDALFDQAVEFVTQTRKVSISSVQRKLRIGYNRAARLVEAMEAAGVVSSAGHNGAREVLAPPPPPA
- the lolA gene encoding outer membrane lipoprotein chaperone LolA codes for the protein MRYLAFILSALLLAPWLSANEADKEQLIKSLEQFSTVSALFSQKTYAESSFEPEQLTGYFKVEKPLKFLWMVTAPYEQQVLSDGEMLWVYDPDLEQATYQAVDQQVQHSPAMILSEPRQTLSDQYQVLRVVIDDEQVYQLIPFDEDSVFTEMQMTLNDESIKKIVILDSLGQRTEIEFSQFSANQPIDPSAFQFNPPPGTDLFEQL
- a CDS encoding replication-associated recombination protein A → MDDLFQTQSGYQPLADRLRPTSLDDYVGQKHILDNDKPLRKALEQKNIHSMIFWGPPGVGKTTLAQVISHSVDARFQTISAVQAGVKDIKLAAEQAKQAKYIGEKTILFVDEVHRFNKSQQDAFLPYVEDGTFIFIGATTENPSFELNSALLSRARVYVLKSFTEQDFITLWQRACKLDSQIAALKLDEPSLSMLAQYADGDARRFLNMLEIASDFFEPEDAINTDSIQQLLQNQPRRFDKGGENFYDQISAFHKSVRGSSPDGALYWLCRMLDGGIEPLYLARRMVRIASEDIGNADPRALTLAINAWESQERLGSPEGELSLAQAAVYLASAPKSNAVYNAYNEMMALVKSEGSQEVPMHLRNAPTKLMKELDYGVGYRYAHDEPEAYAAGENYLPEQHNGRQFYQPVDRGLEKKIAQKLDYLRALDQKSNQKRNR